The proteins below come from a single Cannabis sativa cultivar Pink pepper isolate KNU-18-1 chromosome 3, ASM2916894v1, whole genome shotgun sequence genomic window:
- the LOC133036196 gene encoding uncharacterized protein LOC133036196, giving the protein MKVPDGYSSNIKNLVNETELKLMGLKSHDCHVLMQHLLPIAIRSVLPKNVRECLTHVCIFFNKLCGKELELDKLDASHEHVVKTLCNLEKFFLSSFSDIMIHLMVHLVREARLCGPVWARWMHPFERNMKVLKSYVRNHYRPEACMAECYISEEDVEFCSEYMAGVDAIGIRKPRTDPDEVDRGLRGKRTMVTVSKLEVDQAQLVVMNNNVEVQPYITNTIIAKLNEPNRGVSDVLSRIALGPTFAVAKHEAYIVRGKRFHTKSRDDTREVQNSGIRIVAETMHFASAKDRNPVLGTMMYYGVIEEIWELNYFAFRIPLFKCSWVDNNVGVKIDDLSFTLVHLSKRGSKNDPFIMARQAAQVFYISDPANDKWSIVLSTPERRFLETKEDEENADLCYDDFVAGQPIHEQVMGIDCNLEEDDAKYIRNDINEGIWVNCDSDMANSGSGSDSGVEAECPTVPDQDI; this is encoded by the exons ATGAAAGTACCCGATGGTTACTCGTCTAACATCAAAAACTTGGTGAATGAGACTGAATTGAAACTAATGGGTCtgaaatcacatgattgtcatgtGTTAATGCAACATCTGCTTCCAATTGCCATTAGATCTGTCTTGCCAAAAAATGTTCGAGAGTGTTTGACAcatgtttgcattttctttaataagTTGTGCGGGAAGGAATTAGAATTGGATAAGTTAGATGCATCACATGAACATGTAGTCAAAACATTGTGCAACCTGGAAAAGTTTTTTCTGTCATCTTTTTCCGACATCATGATCCATTTAATGGTTCATCTAGTGAGAGAAGCAAGGTTGTGTGGGCCGGTGTGGGCGAGATGGATGCatccatttgaaagaaatatgaaggtaCTTAAAAGTTATGTGCGTAACCACTATCGGCCAGAAGCATGTATGGCTGAGTGCTACATATCTGAAGAGGATGTGGAATTTTGTTCAGAGTACATGGCTGGAGTTGACGCAATAGGAATTAGAAAACCAAGAACTGACCCAGATGAGGTTGATAGAGGATTAAGGGGGAAAAGGACAATGGTGACAGTGTCCAAGCTTGAAGTAGATCAAGCTCAGTTAGTCGTGATGAACAATAATGTAGAGGTTCAACCATATATAAC GAATACCATTATAGCAAAGTTGAACGAACCGAATCGTGGAGTATCTGATGTGTTGAGTCGTATTGCCCTTGGACCAACTTTTGCTGTAGCAAAGCATGAAGCGTACATTGTAAGGGGTAAACGTTTTCATACAAAGTCAAGAGATGATACTCGAGAGGTTCAAAATAGTGGCATACGTATCGTCGCAGAAACTATGCACTTTGCAAGTGCAAAAGATAGAAACCCTGTTTTAGGTACTATGATGTATTACGGGGTCATTGAAGAAATATGGGAGCTCAATTATTTTGCGTTTCGAATTCCACTTTTTAAATGTTCTTGGGTCGACAACAATGTTGGAGTAAAAATTGACGACCTTAGTTTTACTTTGGTTCATTTAAGTAAGAGAGGAAGCAAGAATGATCCATTTATCATGGCTAGACAAGCAGCTCAAGTTTTTTACATTTCTGATCCGGCTAATGATAAATGGTCTATTGTTTTATCGACACCAGAGAGGAGGTTCTTAGAGACTAAAGAGGATGAGGAGAATGCTGACTTATGTTATGATGACTTCGTTGCTGGACAACCAATTCATGAGCAAGTTATGGGAATTGATTGTAACCTTGAGGAAGACGACGCTAAATACATTAGAAACGATATCAATGAGGGAATATGGGTCAATTGTGATTCag atatGGCCAACTCAGGATCAGGATCTGATTCAGGCGTAGAGGCAGAGTGTCCAACA GTTCCTGACCAGGACATCTAA